DNA from Ensifer canadensis:
CGGCAATCATGGGAACGCGTCCACAAACCGTCGGGTATGGCCTTGCCGACTCGCCGGTTGGACTGGCAGCATGGTTCTATGACAAGCTCGCCGACTGGGTGTTCACACGCGGTGAACCGGAACGCGCGTTGGGCCGCGACGAGATCCTTGACAACATCACGCTTTATTGGCTGACGAACACCGCGACCTCGAGCGGCCGGATTTACTGGGAAAGCAGCGCCGGCAACAGCAAGTTGGCTCCTATTGCGATCCCGGCGGCCGTGACGATATTCCCGGGAGAGGTTTACAGGCCGCCGAAGGACTGGGTGGCACGAGCGTACCATAACCTGATCTACTACAACCGAGTGGACAAGGGTGGACACTTCGCAGCCTGGGAAGAACCGGAGCTTTTCAGCGCCGAGTTGCGCGCCGCATTCCGGCCATTGCGCCGGCTCTAGTAACGCATCGATTTCGAAGAAGCGCACGAGCCGGTGAATTTGGCGAACTCCGCTGCCACCTTCACGCAGGCGGCCTTTGAGCGCAAATCCGCGAAGACCGATCCCGGTCAGTTCGATCTCGCGCTGAAGGATTTGGAAACGGCCATCGAGATTGTCCAGGCTGAGGAGGGAGACCATGTCGCACCTTGACTCCCTCCGGCGCTATGTCAGGCTTCAGATGTGAGGATGCCTCGAATTCGCATCCTCTCGATACCCTCTACGTTACTCGGGGGACTTCAGCCATGGACAACGCTCAAGCTAAGAAAATGATCTTGGAGTTCTTGCGCACACCCTGGCGGTGATCGCAACATCTCATGCAGACGGCAAGCCTGAAGCTGCGGCCATTGACTTTTCGGTGCGTGACAACCTCGAAATCGTGTTCTCGAACAGACCCGCAAGTTCGAGAACCTGTCAGATAGAGCAAGCGTCGCACTTGTCGTCGGCTGGGACAAGAATATCACGGTTCAATATGAGGGCGACGCCATGAAGGTTTCCGCCTCCGAAATGCAGGAATACCAGAAAGCGCATCTTGAAAGCGTTCCAGTTGAGAGAGAGTTTGTCGAGAATGGTGCCGTCTTGTTTAAGGTCGTCCCTCGGTGGATGCGATATTCCGATTTCACCAAGGACCCTGTTGAACGTCTAGAGGTCCGCTTTTAGTGCCACGCGAGCGTGCGCTGACCAACTATCTGCGGAAGAATGCCAGTACGCGGTGCCAGACGTAGCATACGCGGTATCCCGATCGCACCTTGATCGGATAATTCCACCACAGGAGTTCGCTGATGTTGCTGCTTGTGGCCCGTTGACGATGGCGGTGAGTGTGCTGGTCAAGTAGGCCAAGGGATCGATGGCGTTGAGCTTGCAGGTCTCAATGAGCGTGGCGATAGTGGCTGAGCTTTCGGCCCCGGCGTCGTGCCCCGCGAAGAGTGCGGTCTAGCGCCATCGTCCGTTCATTCTGCCCATGTCGGCGATCACCGGTTTTGGCTGTCACACAGCCAGGCGGATTTCCGGATTACTGCACCCGGTTCGGGCACAACGCCTTGTACTGGTCCAAGGCTACATCGTAGCCGGAGGCGCTCGAGCCGTCCAACGGCTCCCCGCCGCCTGCCTCGACCAGTAGGTATTCGGTGCTCATCCCGGTCGGATCATAGTCCGGGTTCGACCCTTTGAACTGGTAGCCTTGTCCATTGAGCGTGATGAACGTGCCGGTTTTGCAGTTGGCCGAGATTTCCGTCAGCAGCTCCACCTTCAGTTCGTCCGCGATGCACTTCGGCGTTACCTTCTGCACGTACTCCCGGCAAAAGGCGGTGGCATTCTCCCGCGTGTGTTTCGTGAATATTTTGGCGTGAGTCGTCCCGATGTTCGACTTCTTCACCACCGTCACCTCCATGCCGGCACGCGAGCCGTAATAGAGCGTCTCCGCCTTTGCCGCGCTCATGGCGAGCAACAGCCCGATCGTCGTGGCAATACGCATCATTTCCCCTGTGTAATTCCGCGTTGGAGCAACATACCACGATCAACCCTCCGTTGCGTACCTTCCCCCTTGTGCAGCGCGAAGCCCCTTGGGGCTCGGCGCTGGCAACATGACCGCTATCTTCAGAAAGATGGTTTTTGCGAGGGGCTCAATGAGCACCGGCGCCGCCTCCAGCGCCCGGCTTTTGGGTCAGCAACAAAGCAACCGCAGCGATTGCGAGCACGACCCCGATGACAGCGAAGGTGTCGCTGAAACCCAGAATGAGCGCCTGGCGTCGAACGACTTGGCCCAGAGCCGCGATCGCCTTGTGACTGGCAAGAACCGGGTCGGAAACGCCGTGCGCCATGAAGTAACTGGCAGTCTGGGAGAGACGGTCGCGGACCTCCTCCCGGGCAAGGGTCACCGACTGGCCGATAATGTTCGAATGAAACTGCTCACGCTTCGTCAGGATCGTGCCGAGCGTTGCCGTGCCGATGGCGCCGCCGAGGTTGCGCAACATGTTGGACAGCCCCGAGGCCGCAGCTGCGTCGGACGGCACAATACCAGCCGTGGTGATGGCGGTGATCGGCGTCAGCACCAGCGCCTGTCCGATCGCACGCACGATGTTGGGGATCCAGAACTGATCGCCGGCACTGTCCGCCGAAAGGGTAATGTTCATGAAGCAGCTGATCGCAAAGATCGAGATGCCGAGGAAACCGATGTAACGGACGTCGAACCGTTTCATCAGGACAGGGACGAGCGGAATGAGCAGCAACTGCGGCAAACCCGTCCAAGCCAGGACGTTGCCGATCTGCTCGGCGTTGTATCGCTGAACCTGGCCCAAATATTGCGGCAGAATATAAACGCTACCGAAAAGCGCGACACCGACGAGCATATTGACGGCAACGCCGATCCCGAAATTGCGCTGTGCCAGCAGACGCAGCTTCACCAGTGGTTTCTTCACGGTGAGTTCAATCCAGATGAAAGCGGCAAGAAAGACGAAGGCAACAATGCTGAGCTTGACGATGAATGGAGAGGAGAACCAATCCTCCTTGTTGCCTTCCTCAAGCACGGTCTGAAAAGCGGCGAGCCCGACGGTCATCGCAATGATGCCTGCCCAGTCACCTTCCTTCAGGAGGTGGAGCTGCATCGGCTGCTTGTCGAGCGTCAGGGCAAGGGCAACGACCATGAGGGCGCTCGGTACGGCGTTGATGAAAAAGATAGACTGCCAACCGTAGTTTTCGGTCAGATAGCCGCCGATCGTCGGGCCGATCGCCGGGGCAAACGTGACCGACAGAGCAAAGAATGCCAGGCCGAGCGGCTGCTGCGTCTTCGGAAGCTTGGTCAGCACCATGGTAAACGCCATGGGGATCAGAACGCCACCGGCAAAGCCCTGCAACCCGCGCAGAAGGATCATCGTTCCAAGGTCGTGAGCAAAGGCACAGGCAATCGAAAACAACGGGAAGAGAACGGAGTTTACCAGAATGTATCGGCGGAACGAGAAGACGCTGCTGAAATAGGCCGTCAAGGGAATGACGACGATTTCGCCGATCAGGTAGGAGGTGGAGATCCAGGCGCCATTATCGATGCCGGTACCAATGCCGCCCTCGATATCGAGCAATGAGGCATTGGTAATCTGGATGTTGAGAATGGCCATGAACGCGCCGATCATGCCGGCGAGTACGGCGATCCAATCCCTGGTGCTGGCCCGCGGCTGCGAGCCGACTGTGGTGGTTGAAATTTCGGAGGACATGGCTGCAATCTCCTCACCTTTGCCATCAGACCCGGTTGCCCTGAGCGGCAGCTTTGGTATCGATACTCGGCTGCACCGACATGCCGGGGCGAAGATCGCCGGTAGCGGCGCTTTTACCGTCAAGAATGATTTTGACCGGGATCCGTTGGACGACCTTTGTGAAGTTGCCCGTGGCGTTATCAGGCGGAAGCAGGGCGAACTCCTGGCCACTTGCCGGCGCGATGCTGTCGACACGGCCATGATAGGTGCGGCCGGGGAACATATCGACTTCGAGATCGACAGTTTGACCGGCATGCACGTCGGTCAACTGTGTTTCCTTGTAATTGGCGATCACATAGACCGCCGTGATTGGCACGATCGACATCAGCTGCGTGCCGGCCTGAACATATTGGCCGACCCTTAGCGTGCGGTTGCCCACCGAGCCGTCAACAGGCGCGAGGATGGTCGCATAGGAAAGATCGAGTTCGGCCTGGCGTTGAAGGGCCAGGCCACGGGCAAGAGCGGCCTTTGCCTGGGCAACCTCGGCGTTCAAAAGATCAACCTGTTTGATCGCGGCGTCGAGAACGGCGCTGTCGCGCGCGACGGCGGCCCTGGCTACCCCGATCTGCGAGGCTGCCTGCTCAGCGGTCCGCACCGGGCCATATCCTGTGGTCGCAAGATTCGAATAGCGCTTGTCATTCTGTTGCGCGAAGGTCTCGTTGGCCTTGTCGACGTCGACGGTCGCGCGTGCTGCGGCGATCGTCGATTGCTGGATGTCGAGGGCGGCTTCCTTGGCAGAAAGCGTAGCCTCGGCGGCAGCGACATCAGCCTTCGCCTGGTCGAGCGCGGATCTGAAATCGCGATCGTCGATTCTTGCAAGCGGTTGACCAGCGATGACCGTTTGGTTGTCGCTGACAAGCACTTCGATAATATGGCCGGACACCTTCGGAGCGATCGTGCTGGAGTCGGCCTTCACATAGGCATCATCCGTTGACACGTGGAAGCGGCCAACCGTCCAATAGTCATGGCCGAAATAGGCTGCGGCGGCAATCAACGCGAGCGCAGTTGCCCCGATGAGCAGAGAGCGGCCCGAGCGTTTGCGGGCCGTCCTTGCTTCGGCCGACCCGGCCAGCTCTGCTACGCGTGGCGGCTTGCCGGCATCGAGCGTTGCAGGCACCGCTTCCGCAACCGCATGAGCGGCGGAGGGGACGTTGTTATTCAGGGCATGCAGCTTATTGCTAGGCATTGTTATTCTCCGGAACAGGTCGCGAAGGCTACGGCCTCTGGTTAATTGGAAATTTGATATTTTCCAAAATACGCGCTATAAAATCGAAGTCAACGGAAATTTGGAAACTCACGATGGTCCAAAATCACAAAATCGAGAAGAGATCGCGAGGCCGGCCCCAGGTGCGGTGCGACGAGGACACCAGGAATATCATCATCGAGGCCGCAAACAGGCAGTTCCACGAGAACGGATACGCAGCAGCCAGCATTGCGGCGATCGCGCAAGAGGCGGGCGTCTCGACCAAAACGCTCTACAGGCTTTTCCCGACGAAGGCCGACGTCTTTTCGGACCTGATTTCCGATCGTATCGCCCGCTTCCTGTTGGCGCTGGATGTGGGCACGCTTGCGACGACGGACCTGCGGCAGGGTCTCGAGCGGATGCTGACGGCCTATGGCATGCTGACGCTCTCCGACGATACCATCACCATCACGCGCCTTGTCATCGGCGAGTCCGACCGCTTCCCGGAGATCGCAGCCTCCTTTTATGAGCAGGCGATCGTCAAGACCAACAACTTGATGGAGGATTGGTTGCGTAAGCAGGCCGATCGCGGCGCCCTTGCGCTTGCAGATCCGCATGCCGCTTGCGGGATGCTTCGCGGGATGATGGTCATGGAACCCCAGCGGGCCGCCATGCTGCGTCAGAAACCGGCGCCCCGCATCGAAGAGATTGCCGCGCGCGCGCGGATGTGCGCGGATTTGTTTCTAAGGGGCACTGCGACTGCTCGATCTTGACGGTATGTTACCGGCGTTGCGCCCTGACTATTCGGTCGAGCCGAAATCGTTGTCCCAGGACTCCAACATGGCGTCGGCCAGTGTGCACGAACCAGCATCGAGTTGATCCATCGTGGGAGCAGCCAATGCCAACCGCACCCATGCCAATATCACGCTCCCTGACCAACGGCTTGCCATTGGGCGCAACTTATTTTGCGCGAGGCATTCCATCACGCTGAATTTGTCGCACCCAATGAGCCTTGCGGCGGCGTCGATCCGGCTCACCTACAAAGTCGTATCTCCATCCTTGTAGGGGCTCTGTCGCCAATTATTAGTCCCGTTGCCGTTGTGGAGCCAACGCCATCGTCTGCGCATAGGCGAGCGGAGAGCGGTTGCCCGGCATGTTTTCGTCCAGCACCAGCGTCTTGAGATCGCCGGCGCGAACATCGAGAGATATGGCACGATCGAGCTTATCGATCGACCAAACGGCGTAACCGAATGCCGAGTCAAATCCACAATCGCAGCCGCAATCGCCTTTGGCGATTTTCGACGGTCTTTTAGATAGGCACATGATCTGCGGTTTTGGCAACTTGTAGCAATGCCCCTCATACGCATAACCATAAATCACACCGATGCTTTTTATATAATCCACTTTACCACCCAAACTAACAGGAAGGAAACTATAAGACTTTCCATCAAATACCGCTATTGTTACTCCATTGCCGACAACTCCGGAGCTCTTCAAAATATAATCAATTAACCTTCCA
Protein-coding regions in this window:
- a CDS encoding HlyD family secretion protein, with the protein product MPSNKLHALNNNVPSAAHAVAEAVPATLDAGKPPRVAELAGSAEARTARKRSGRSLLIGATALALIAAAAYFGHDYWTVGRFHVSTDDAYVKADSSTIAPKVSGHIIEVLVSDNQTVIAGQPLARIDDRDFRSALDQAKADVAAAEATLSAKEAALDIQQSTIAAARATVDVDKANETFAQQNDKRYSNLATTGYGPVRTAEQAASQIGVARAAVARDSAVLDAAIKQVDLLNAEVAQAKAALARGLALQRQAELDLSYATILAPVDGSVGNRTLRVGQYVQAGTQLMSIVPITAVYVIANYKETQLTDVHAGQTVDLEVDMFPGRTYHGRVDSIAPASGQEFALLPPDNATGNFTKVVQRIPVKIILDGKSAATGDLRPGMSVQPSIDTKAAAQGNRV
- a CDS encoding DHA2 family efflux MFS transporter permease subunit — translated: MSSEISTTTVGSQPRASTRDWIAVLAGMIGAFMAILNIQITNASLLDIEGGIGTGIDNGAWISTSYLIGEIVVIPLTAYFSSVFSFRRYILVNSVLFPLFSIACAFAHDLGTMILLRGLQGFAGGVLIPMAFTMVLTKLPKTQQPLGLAFFALSVTFAPAIGPTIGGYLTENYGWQSIFFINAVPSALMVVALALTLDKQPMQLHLLKEGDWAGIIAMTVGLAAFQTVLEEGNKEDWFSSPFIVKLSIVAFVFLAAFIWIELTVKKPLVKLRLLAQRNFGIGVAVNMLVGVALFGSVYILPQYLGQVQRYNAEQIGNVLAWTGLPQLLLIPLVPVLMKRFDVRYIGFLGISIFAISCFMNITLSADSAGDQFWIPNIVRAIGQALVLTPITAITTAGIVPSDAAAASGLSNMLRNLGGAIGTATLGTILTKREQFHSNIIGQSVTLAREEVRDRLSQTASYFMAHGVSDPVLASHKAIAALGQVVRRQALILGFSDTFAVIGVVLAIAAVALLLTQKPGAGGGAGAH
- a CDS encoding TetR/AcrR family transcriptional regulator produces the protein MVQNHKIEKRSRGRPQVRCDEDTRNIIIEAANRQFHENGYAAASIAAIAQEAGVSTKTLYRLFPTKADVFSDLISDRIARFLLALDVGTLATTDLRQGLERMLTAYGMLTLSDDTITITRLVIGESDRFPEIAASFYEQAIVKTNNLMEDWLRKQADRGALALADPHAACGMLRGMMVMEPQRAAMLRQKPAPRIEEIAARARMCADLFLRGTATARS